The following proteins are encoded in a genomic region of Burkholderia gladioli:
- a CDS encoding IMPACT family protein — MTYSLATTYSCELEIRKSRFIAHAIPVADRDAAMAELQRLRAEHATATHVCWALLAGGQSGMSDDGEPSGTAGRPILEVLRHHDLDGVLGAVIRYYGGVKLGAGGLVRAYTDAIAGALLDAQRVERIAMTRLAIEMSYPDEARVRRWIEQAGHELVDSAYGMTVKLVIKLPVTEVEAARSTLIDATQGRAGFPAFE; from the coding sequence ATGACCTACTCGCTCGCCACCACCTACTCCTGCGAGCTCGAGATCCGCAAGAGCCGCTTCATCGCGCATGCGATTCCGGTGGCCGACCGCGACGCCGCGATGGCCGAGCTGCAACGGCTGCGCGCCGAGCACGCCACGGCCACCCACGTCTGCTGGGCGCTGCTGGCGGGCGGCCAGTCCGGCATGTCCGACGACGGCGAGCCGTCCGGCACGGCAGGCCGGCCGATCCTGGAGGTGCTGCGCCACCACGATCTCGACGGCGTGCTGGGCGCCGTGATCCGCTACTACGGCGGCGTGAAGCTCGGCGCGGGCGGCCTGGTGCGCGCCTATACCGATGCGATCGCCGGCGCGCTGCTCGATGCACAACGTGTCGAGCGCATCGCCATGACGCGGCTCGCGATCGAGATGAGCTATCCCGACGAGGCCCGCGTGCGGCGCTGGATCGAGCAGGCCGGGCACGAGCTCGTCGACAGCGCCTACGGCATGACCGTGAAGCTCGTCATCAAGCTGCCGGTGACCGAGGTGGAAGCGGCGCGCAGCACGCTGATCGACGCCACGCAGGGGCGCGCCGGGTTTCCCGCCTTCGAATGA
- a CDS encoding type VI secretion system Vgr family protein: MGAQDLISSWMTGGISQNDRLIRLDTPLGADRLLPQRVVGRSRLGRHFEFTVDAVSTSGGVELKTLIGEPVTLWIQQADKSYQPHHGYVHTARRLGSNAGLTSYQLGFTSWMHFLRFRRDQRIWQDRSADDIITDVFNTHPQAQGLFQFALSKPLPPRSYCRQDETDWNFVHRLLECEGLYGFWQQAPDGKSHTLVITDRLAALDAMQPGSVSFYRAGTGSETDALVQWAGTRTLQSATLTTRTFDYKNPASPQNPKGTNVPTMPNQGSLPEQAEVYEYTGAYTYGGQDRGDQLSKIRMEEWESRAKRFVGTGSLRGIDAGRRFVLDGHPEHDRDRASQREFAVIETAWTIANNLPIGKQDHAFPHSLQAVVDAARANHAGGGAFAVPHADGSEGFYLTEIEAQRTSVPYRSPFEHDKPQTHLESAIVVGPPGEEVHTDALNRIKVRFIWDRQNDGDERASCWVRVAQSDTGSGYGGVHMPRVGEEVLIDHIGGDCDRPVVTSRLYNGAAKPQWHSNGLLSGYRSKEYGGTGYNQLVMDDATAQNRVHLYSSSFDSHLHLGYLIDQTGNTRGAFLGNGFDLKSQAYGAIRAGQGLLVSTHATTSQPLDAGEATEQLVNAHGMIDVLSQASETSQAESLQAGRDSLAAFRDATRRNVAPEARGGKTGGGGSGSANGFGKPILLMASPSDLGLSTQQSAQLTADQQINLVSGQNIHVASGKSLIASVTERISLFVRQAGIKLFAAKGKVEIQAQADEMALAALKDITITSKDGKVVLTAAKELWIGAGNSYIRITPNAIENGTPGQITEKCASWEKQGAAGGNPARQSFFDSQSELQYSQQLMLDEALHKPDGTAIPVKYQFRDELGTILGAGMLDGSGQTLRAFTETPTPVHAILDMKQGKWETLTYQEPFTMLSDMTDRDNAGVFDYADHDNVAEVPDDDGPDEDDASRAAPDAEPAAI, translated from the coding sequence ATGGGCGCACAGGATCTGATAAGTAGCTGGATGACAGGCGGCATCTCGCAGAACGATCGCCTGATAAGACTCGACACGCCGCTCGGTGCGGATCGACTGCTGCCGCAGCGCGTGGTGGGCCGCTCGCGGCTCGGACGCCACTTCGAATTCACCGTCGATGCGGTTTCCACCTCGGGCGGCGTCGAGTTGAAGACGCTGATCGGCGAACCGGTGACCCTCTGGATCCAGCAGGCCGACAAGTCGTATCAGCCGCATCACGGCTACGTGCATACCGCGCGCCGGCTCGGTTCGAACGCGGGGCTCACCAGTTACCAACTGGGCTTCACCTCGTGGATGCACTTCCTGCGATTCCGGCGCGACCAGCGCATCTGGCAGGATCGCAGCGCCGACGACATCATCACCGACGTATTCAACACGCATCCGCAGGCACAGGGCCTGTTCCAGTTCGCGCTCTCGAAGCCGCTGCCGCCGCGCTCGTATTGCCGGCAGGACGAGACCGACTGGAACTTCGTGCACCGCCTGCTCGAGTGCGAGGGGCTGTACGGCTTCTGGCAGCAGGCGCCGGACGGCAAGTCCCACACCCTGGTGATCACCGATCGGCTCGCGGCGCTCGATGCGATGCAGCCCGGTTCGGTGTCGTTCTATCGTGCCGGCACCGGCAGCGAGACCGATGCGCTGGTGCAATGGGCCGGCACGCGCACGCTGCAGAGCGCCACGCTGACTACCCGCACCTTCGACTACAAGAACCCGGCCTCCCCGCAGAACCCGAAGGGCACCAACGTGCCCACCATGCCGAACCAGGGTTCCCTGCCCGAGCAGGCCGAAGTCTACGAATATACCGGCGCCTATACCTACGGCGGTCAGGATCGCGGCGACCAGCTCTCCAAGATCCGCATGGAGGAATGGGAATCGCGCGCCAAGCGCTTCGTCGGCACGGGCAGCCTGCGCGGCATCGACGCCGGGCGGCGCTTCGTGCTGGACGGCCATCCCGAACACGATCGCGATCGTGCTAGTCAGCGCGAATTCGCCGTGATCGAGACGGCCTGGACGATCGCCAACAACCTGCCGATCGGCAAGCAGGACCACGCGTTTCCGCACAGCCTGCAGGCCGTGGTGGACGCCGCGCGCGCGAACCACGCCGGCGGCGGCGCGTTCGCGGTGCCGCACGCCGACGGCTCGGAAGGCTTCTACCTGACCGAGATCGAGGCGCAGCGCACCAGCGTGCCGTATCGCAGCCCCTTCGAGCACGACAAGCCCCAAACGCATCTCGAATCTGCGATCGTAGTTGGGCCGCCGGGCGAGGAAGTCCATACCGACGCGCTGAACCGCATCAAGGTGCGCTTCATCTGGGATCGCCAGAACGACGGCGACGAGCGTGCCTCGTGCTGGGTGCGCGTGGCGCAGTCCGACACCGGCAGCGGCTACGGCGGCGTGCACATGCCGCGGGTGGGCGAGGAGGTACTGATCGACCACATCGGCGGCGACTGCGACCGCCCGGTGGTGACCTCGCGGCTCTACAACGGCGCGGCCAAGCCGCAATGGCATTCGAACGGCCTGTTGTCGGGCTACCGTTCGAAGGAATACGGCGGCACCGGCTACAACCAGCTCGTGATGGACGACGCCACCGCGCAGAATCGCGTCCATCTGTATTCGAGCAGCTTCGATTCGCACCTGCACCTGGGCTACCTGATCGACCAGACCGGCAATACGCGCGGCGCGTTCCTCGGCAACGGTTTCGACCTCAAGTCGCAAGCCTACGGCGCGATCCGTGCCGGCCAGGGTTTGCTGGTGTCCACCCATGCCACCACCAGCCAGCCGCTCGACGCCGGCGAGGCCACCGAGCAGTTGGTCAATGCACACGGCATGATCGATGTCCTGTCGCAGGCGAGCGAGACGAGCCAGGCCGAGAGCCTGCAGGCCGGCCGCGATTCGCTGGCCGCGTTCCGCGACGCCACGCGCCGCAACGTGGCGCCCGAGGCGCGCGGCGGCAAGACGGGCGGCGGCGGCAGCGGCAGCGCGAACGGCTTCGGCAAGCCGATCCTGCTGATGGCGAGCCCGTCCGATCTCGGCCTGTCGACACAGCAGTCCGCGCAGCTCACGGCCGACCAGCAGATCAACCTGGTGAGCGGGCAGAACATCCATGTGGCGAGCGGCAAATCGCTGATCGCGAGCGTGACCGAGAGGATCAGCCTGTTCGTGCGCCAGGCCGGCATCAAGCTGTTCGCGGCCAAGGGCAAGGTAGAGATCCAGGCGCAGGCCGACGAAATGGCGCTCGCCGCGCTCAAGGACATCACGATAACCAGCAAGGACGGCAAGGTGGTGCTGACGGCTGCCAAGGAGCTGTGGATCGGCGCCGGCAATTCGTATATCAGGATCACGCCGAACGCGATCGAGAACGGCACGCCAGGGCAGATCACCGAGAAGTGCGCGTCGTGGGAGAAGCAGGGCGCGGCCGGCGGCAACCCGGCGCGGCAATCGTTCTTCGACAGCCAGAGCGAGCTGCAGTACAGCCAGCAGCTGATGCTCGACGAGGCGCTGCACAAGCCCGACGGCACGGCGATTCCCGTGAAGTACCAGTTCCGCGACGAGCTCGGCACCATCCTCGGCGCCGGCATGCTCGACGGCAGCGGCCAGACGCTGCGCGCGTTCACCGAGACGCCCACGCCGGTGCACGCGATCCTCGACATGAAGCAGGGCAAGTGGGAGACGCTGACGTACCAGGAGCCGTTCACGATGTTGAGCGACATGACCGACCGGGACAACGCGGGCGTGTTCGACTACGCCGATCACGACAACGTGGCCGAGGTGCCGGACGACGACGGACCGGACGAAGACGATGCGTCGCGGGCGGCCCCGGATGCGGAGCCGGCGGCGATCTGA
- a CDS encoding glucosaminidase domain-containing protein produces MTAEKKTYTYDDEIQFIKNLYCPARQVADETGCSWQLILAQAAQETGWGEHVLAGTHNIFNIKADPSWHGESKTFTVWEKVNGRKVWVTAPFRVYDSVLDSLRDRQKFLASNPRYTRAGLFDPGTKGDLGREAQALQSAGYATDESYAASLQKVFDGKTMKRAIAAAQKEGCKGCLPSVNVYVLDAAKVPMADTKIKASQAGKTADLVTDKTGHVQVQAAISGGPVSLQAWSEHDHTWVSIEQKVMPATPPVALTVIAPTLVVKSATELHKPVAAPTASAAAGAAAGSAAAASAPPASAGHPLAAAKPAAATSSGHATAAGPAPAPSHAPASGNGAQAAHVAAESYTVQRGDSLSKIAKAHGTSYQTIAHLNGIASPYFLFPGQVLKMPKKSTGGAASAPAGAAPAPAAVPASHAPVPAAAPAAKPAAPASATAPKATEPAAAPAASHAGPAASAAKPKPGADVHAVRYRDTGDKPQTEVLSARHAPWMAVAEVEFQAHVRRRGGANPDQHIEEYFSATSLGKQKSDKLAYCAAFVNWCLQRAGYKGNNNAGAANLANWGRPTKGNKPAYGAVAIVHFPEGGHHVTFVAGRATSPPHPLSIATLGGNQGHAHEVSHSRLPASWVTHYRFPSDYVERDEDYDLQLVATDNARMSAASTH; encoded by the coding sequence ATGACAGCCGAGAAGAAGACCTATACCTACGACGACGAGATCCAGTTCATCAAGAACCTGTACTGCCCCGCGCGGCAGGTCGCCGACGAAACCGGCTGCTCGTGGCAACTGATCCTGGCCCAGGCCGCGCAGGAAACCGGCTGGGGCGAACACGTGCTGGCGGGCACCCACAACATCTTCAATATCAAGGCCGATCCGTCCTGGCACGGTGAGTCCAAGACCTTCACCGTGTGGGAGAAGGTCAACGGCAGGAAGGTGTGGGTGACCGCGCCGTTCCGCGTCTACGACTCCGTGCTCGACAGCCTGCGCGATCGCCAGAAGTTCCTCGCCTCGAACCCTCGCTACACGCGGGCCGGGTTGTTCGATCCCGGCACCAAGGGCGATCTCGGCAGGGAGGCGCAGGCGCTGCAGAGCGCCGGCTACGCGACCGACGAGAGCTACGCGGCCAGCCTGCAGAAGGTGTTCGACGGCAAGACCATGAAGCGCGCGATCGCCGCCGCGCAAAAGGAGGGCTGCAAGGGCTGCCTGCCGTCGGTGAACGTGTATGTGCTCGACGCGGCCAAGGTGCCGATGGCCGACACGAAAATCAAGGCGAGCCAGGCGGGCAAGACGGCCGATCTCGTTACCGACAAGACCGGGCACGTGCAGGTGCAGGCCGCGATCTCGGGCGGACCGGTGTCGCTGCAGGCCTGGTCGGAGCACGACCATACCTGGGTGAGCATCGAGCAGAAGGTGATGCCGGCCACGCCGCCCGTGGCGCTGACGGTGATCGCGCCGACGCTGGTGGTGAAATCGGCCACCGAACTGCACAAGCCGGTGGCGGCGCCTACCGCGAGCGCGGCAGCGGGCGCCGCCGCTGGTTCCGCCGCCGCGGCCTCGGCGCCGCCGGCGAGTGCCGGCCACCCACTGGCAGCCGCCAAGCCGGCCGCCGCGACGAGCAGCGGCCATGCCACCGCGGCCGGCCCGGCGCCGGCGCCGAGCCACGCGCCTGCCTCCGGCAATGGCGCTCAAGCGGCTCACGTCGCCGCCGAGTCCTATACCGTGCAGCGCGGCGATTCGCTCAGCAAGATCGCCAAGGCGCACGGCACCAGCTATCAGACGATCGCTCACCTGAACGGCATCGCGTCTCCGTATTTCCTGTTCCCGGGGCAGGTGCTGAAGATGCCGAAGAAAAGCACGGGGGGCGCGGCGTCGGCACCGGCCGGTGCCGCGCCCGCACCCGCGGCCGTGCCGGCTTCGCACGCGCCTGTCCCCGCCGCCGCGCCTGCGGCCAAGCCGGCCGCGCCCGCATCCGCAACCGCGCCGAAAGCCACCGAGCCCGCGGCGGCGCCTGCCGCCTCGCATGCCGGCCCGGCGGCCTCGGCCGCCAAGCCGAAGCCCGGCGCGGACGTGCACGCGGTGCGTTATCGCGACACCGGCGACAAGCCGCAGACCGAAGTGCTGAGCGCGCGTCACGCGCCATGGATGGCGGTGGCCGAGGTGGAATTCCAGGCGCATGTGAGGCGGCGCGGCGGCGCGAACCCCGACCAGCACATCGAGGAGTATTTCAGCGCCACCTCCCTGGGCAAGCAGAAGTCGGATAAGCTGGCCTACTGCGCGGCTTTCGTGAACTGGTGCCTGCAGCGTGCCGGTTACAAGGGCAACAACAACGCGGGCGCGGCTAACCTGGCCAACTGGGGCCGCCCCACCAAGGGCAACAAGCCTGCCTACGGCGCGGTGGCCATCGTGCACTTCCCGGAAGGCGGTCATCACGTCACCTTCGTGGCCGGCCGGGCCACGTCGCCGCCCCATCCCCTGTCGATCGCCACCCTCGGCGGCAACCAGGGCCACGCCCACGAGGTCAGCCACAGCCGGCTGCCCGCGAGCTGGGTCACGCACTACCGGTTCCCGTCCGATTACGTGGAGCGCGACGAGGATTACGATCTGCAACTGGTGGCCACCGACAACGCGCGCATGAGCGCGGCCTCGACGCATTGA
- a CDS encoding PAAR domain-containing protein produces MIDFIRLGDTLEHGGQVLAASQTMNFDGKAVARKGDKVDCRKHPGTSTNVIEEGDATMTDGGIPIARHGHRASCGCKLISSLV; encoded by the coding sequence ATGATCGACTTCATCCGTCTCGGCGACACGCTCGAACACGGCGGCCAGGTGCTCGCCGCTTCGCAGACGATGAACTTCGACGGGAAGGCCGTGGCGCGCAAGGGCGACAAGGTCGACTGCCGGAAGCATCCCGGCACCAGCACGAACGTGATCGAGGAAGGCGACGCGACGATGACGGACGGCGGCATTCCGATCGCCCGGCACGGGCATCGCGCAAGCTGCGGCTGCAAACTGATCTCGAGCCTGGTGTAG
- a CDS encoding class I SAM-dependent methyltransferase, with the protein MPLQRLRVAEPETTCKCCGGPSRLCGVVDFSVGGADRIAGRKLDPYAGVPIYYHGCERCRFTFTRAFDDWSPADFAEHVYNDDYPRQDPDYRGDRARANAELIASRFPEMAGQVSLDFGSGLGQLERELAARGFGQVASYDPYADGTQAAPAPASFRNVLAFEVFEHHPEPHALIETLLSYLDGDGAILLSTLLVPEGPIDGGIGMWWYCMPRNGHISLYSGTALGTLAALHGLKAVSFDEGLHLLYRGAPPIWAARFFGAELAS; encoded by the coding sequence ATGCCGCTCCAGCGCCTGCGTGTCGCCGAGCCCGAAACCACCTGCAAATGCTGCGGCGGCCCGAGCCGCCTGTGCGGCGTGGTCGATTTCTCGGTGGGCGGCGCCGACCGGATCGCCGGGCGCAAGCTCGATCCTTACGCGGGTGTGCCGATCTACTACCACGGCTGCGAGCGCTGCCGCTTCACCTTCACGCGCGCCTTCGACGACTGGAGCCCGGCGGATTTCGCCGAGCACGTCTACAACGACGACTACCCGCGCCAGGATCCCGACTATCGCGGCGACCGGGCCCGCGCCAACGCCGAGCTGATCGCCAGCCGCTTTCCGGAGATGGCCGGCCAGGTGAGCCTCGATTTCGGCTCGGGGCTCGGCCAGCTCGAGCGCGAACTGGCCGCGCGCGGCTTCGGGCAGGTGGCGTCCTACGATCCCTATGCGGACGGAACGCAGGCCGCGCCGGCGCCGGCCAGCTTCCGGAACGTGCTCGCCTTCGAGGTGTTCGAGCATCATCCCGAGCCGCATGCGCTGATCGAGACGCTGCTGTCCTATCTCGACGGCGACGGCGCGATCCTGCTGAGCACCTTGCTGGTTCCGGAAGGGCCGATCGACGGCGGGATCGGCATGTGGTGGTACTGCATGCCGCGCAACGGGCATATCTCGCTGTATTCGGGCACCGCGCTCGGCACGCTGGCCGCGTTGCACGGGCTGAAGGCGGTGTCGTTCGACGAGGGGCTGCATTTGCTCTATCGCGGGGCGCCGCCGATCTGGGCGGCGCGCTTCTTCGGGGCGGAGCTCGCGAGCTGA
- a CDS encoding YybH family protein: MNPTEQQVLAAADVLIDAFARHDREAYFAAFAPEASFVFHHVDTPLRSREAYERRWREWERDDGFTVLGCESRERAVQLVGEGTAIFTHAVRTRLRTRAGEDQLDERETIVFARAGRHWLAIHEHLSPAPAPAPAPAA, translated from the coding sequence ATGAATCCGACCGAGCAGCAGGTGCTGGCCGCCGCCGATGTCCTGATCGACGCCTTCGCGCGCCACGATCGCGAGGCCTATTTCGCCGCCTTCGCCCCCGAGGCGAGCTTCGTGTTCCATCACGTTGACACGCCGCTGCGCTCGCGCGAGGCCTATGAGCGCCGCTGGCGCGAGTGGGAGCGCGACGACGGCTTCACGGTGCTGGGCTGCGAGTCGCGCGAGCGCGCGGTGCAGCTGGTGGGCGAGGGCACGGCGATCTTCACGCACGCGGTGCGCACCCGGCTGCGGACCCGTGCCGGCGAGGACCAGCTCGACGAGCGCGAGACCATCGTGTTCGCGCGCGCCGGCCGGCACTGGCTGGCGATCCACGAGCATCTTTCGCCGGCCCCGGCCCCGGCCCCGGCCCCGGCCGCCTGA
- a CDS encoding purine-cytosine permease family protein codes for MEHPGTTAADLGGAAAQAQSRFSAIETRSIDYVPDSERHGKVIDQGPFWFLGNFQFFTIAIGFVGPGMGLSLGYTILSGTLGILFGTLFMAFHASQGAHLGLPQMIQSRAQFGYRGVVVVLLATAFTFIAFNVVDVVLMASGLHAIFGWSPTAITLVTALFALFLAVYGHDWLHRAFKWMLYASLPLYLVLSAAILLGGVPPKAAAHAGGFSLVAFASQFAASASYNITYAPYVSDYSRYLPRHTRPRAIIAAVFAGAASSAIWLIALGAWLASRLGASDGLIALNEAGNAIFHGFGALISIMSIGAMVATMGLNNYSAMLTLITGADSFRAVKPTRTIRIVTLLLLSAVWVAISMMLSGNSIDILFAALTMMLYLLAPWTAVNLVDYFFVRRGHYAITHLFTAEGIYGAWGLRGLLSYAIGLLASVPFFVLPGVYTGPLAARLGGVDIAWAIGLAVATLAYLLPWRRIDTRAEAEAIRDSDAALGLH; via the coding sequence ATGGAACATCCAGGCACGACGGCAGCGGACCTCGGCGGCGCGGCAGCGCAGGCCCAGTCGCGCTTCTCCGCGATCGAGACGCGCTCGATCGACTATGTGCCCGACAGCGAGCGGCACGGCAAGGTGATCGACCAGGGGCCGTTCTGGTTCCTCGGGAATTTCCAGTTCTTCACCATCGCGATCGGTTTCGTCGGCCCGGGCATGGGCCTGTCGCTGGGCTACACGATCCTGTCGGGCACGCTCGGCATCCTGTTCGGCACGCTGTTCATGGCCTTCCATGCCTCGCAGGGCGCGCACCTGGGCCTGCCGCAGATGATCCAGTCGCGCGCGCAATTCGGCTATCGCGGCGTGGTGGTGGTGCTGCTGGCCACCGCCTTCACCTTCATCGCCTTCAACGTGGTGGACGTGGTGCTGATGGCCAGCGGCCTGCATGCGATCTTCGGCTGGTCGCCCACCGCGATCACGCTGGTTACCGCGCTGTTCGCGCTGTTCCTGGCCGTCTACGGCCACGACTGGCTGCACCGCGCCTTCAAGTGGATGCTCTACGCGAGCCTGCCGCTGTACCTGGTGCTGAGCGCCGCGATCCTGCTCGGCGGCGTGCCGCCCAAGGCCGCCGCGCACGCGGGCGGCTTCAGCCTGGTGGCCTTCGCCTCGCAGTTCGCGGCCAGCGCCAGCTACAACATCACCTACGCGCCCTACGTATCCGACTACTCGCGCTACCTGCCGCGCCATACGCGGCCCCGCGCGATCATCGCGGCGGTGTTCGCGGGCGCCGCATCGTCGGCGATCTGGCTGATCGCGCTGGGTGCCTGGCTGGCGTCGCGGCTCGGCGCCTCCGATGGCCTGATCGCGCTGAACGAGGCCGGCAACGCGATCTTCCACGGCTTCGGCGCGCTGATCTCGATCATGTCGATCGGGGCGATGGTCGCCACCATGGGCCTCAACAACTACAGCGCGATGCTCACGCTGATCACCGGCGCCGATTCGTTCCGCGCCGTGAAGCCCACGCGCACCATCCGCATCGTCACCCTGCTGCTGCTGTCGGCGGTGTGGGTGGCGATCTCGATGATGCTGAGCGGCAACTCGATCGACATCCTGTTCGCCGCGCTGACCATGATGCTCTACCTGCTCGCGCCGTGGACGGCGGTCAACCTGGTCGACTACTTCTTCGTGCGCCGCGGCCACTACGCCATCACGCACCTGTTCACGGCCGAGGGCATCTATGGCGCCTGGGGCCTGCGCGGGCTGCTGTCCTACGCGATCGGCTTGCTCGCCTCGGTGCCGTTCTTCGTGCTGCCGGGCGTCTATACCGGCCCGCTCGCGGCGCGCCTGGGCGGCGTCGACATCGCCTGGGCGATCGGGCTGGCGGTGGCGACGCTGGCCTACCTGCTGCCGTGGCGCCGCATCGACACGCGCGCCGAGGCCGAGGCGATCCGCGACAGCGACGCCGCGCTGGGCCTGCACTGA
- a CDS encoding porin has product MQKRALAAFACLVASCGAHAQSSVTLFGVLDEGINYTSNAGGHSAWQQTSVDLVTSRWGIKGNEDLGGGLHAIFDLESGFQVDSGRIYYGDRVFGYQSYVGLQSERFGTITFGRQFDTVADTIAPLTANGNWAGYLFSHPFDNDNTDASFHANNSVKFTSASYHGLTATALYGFGNQAGNFAKNRAIGAGLTYAWNTLTVGAVYEDLGAPGTTTGGSVAPDDMDFIANNQKIYGIGANYGIGPATLGLVYTHVVVQQPTASLYAGAFASPVSRLRFDNIEANAKVYVRPDLFVGAMYTYSRAQLGTGSGENSLHWNQVGLMAQYSLSKRTGIYSQVAYQKSSGGNTGTPLEDAFVLGSAGQSSNSHQVVARVGITHSF; this is encoded by the coding sequence ATGCAGAAGAGGGCTCTGGCGGCATTCGCCTGCCTGGTCGCGTCCTGTGGCGCGCACGCGCAAAGCAGCGTCACCTTGTTCGGCGTGCTCGACGAAGGCATCAACTACACCAGCAACGCGGGCGGTCATTCGGCCTGGCAGCAGACCAGCGTCGACCTGGTCACCAGCCGCTGGGGCATCAAGGGCAACGAGGACCTGGGCGGCGGATTGCACGCGATCTTCGATCTCGAGAGCGGCTTCCAGGTGGACAGCGGCCGCATCTACTACGGCGATCGCGTGTTCGGCTACCAGTCCTACGTCGGCCTGCAATCGGAGCGTTTCGGCACGATCACCTTCGGGCGCCAGTTCGATACGGTGGCCGACACCATCGCGCCGCTGACGGCCAACGGCAACTGGGCCGGCTACCTGTTCTCGCATCCGTTCGACAACGACAATACCGATGCCTCGTTCCATGCCAACAACTCGGTCAAGTTCACCAGCGCCAGCTATCACGGGCTGACGGCCACCGCGCTCTACGGCTTCGGCAACCAGGCCGGCAACTTCGCGAAGAATCGCGCGATCGGCGCGGGCCTGACCTATGCCTGGAACACGCTGACGGTGGGCGCCGTCTACGAGGATCTCGGCGCGCCCGGCACCACCACGGGCGGCAGCGTCGCGCCCGACGACATGGACTTCATCGCGAACAACCAGAAGATCTACGGGATCGGTGCCAACTACGGGATCGGGCCGGCCACGCTGGGGCTGGTCTACACGCATGTGGTGGTGCAGCAGCCCACCGCCTCGCTGTACGCGGGCGCGTTCGCCTCGCCGGTGTCGCGGCTGCGCTTCGACAATATCGAGGCGAATGCCAAGGTCTATGTGCGGCCCGACCTGTTCGTCGGCGCGATGTATACCTATTCGCGCGCGCAGCTCGGCACGGGCAGCGGCGAGAACTCGCTGCACTGGAACCAGGTAGGGCTGATGGCGCAGTACTCGCTGTCCAAGCGCACCGGCATCTATTCGCAGGTGGCGTACCAGAAGAGCAGCGGCGGGAATACCGGCACGCCGCTGGAGGATGCGTTCGTGCTCGGCTCGGCGGGGCAGTCGTCGAACTCGCATCAGGTCGTGGCGCGCGTGGGGATCACGCATTCGTTCTGA
- a CDS encoding TetR/AcrR family transcriptional regulator: MARSTKGVAQKETPREPLTRERIAQAALALIDDEGLDGCSMRRLGARLGVEAMAIYHHFKGKGELLDAVMEQLLVGQQLNASLPPLKRLREFMRNQRAVAIAHPRAFILLASRRFNTDFAFALYEQVLAAFAELGLSAKESAFWFRLIGGYVCGAGMAEVASREQVDDATTLLLEHAPERIAYPHVRAIAPHLAVERLEANFELSLDVLFGALAAQVAARQAGD, encoded by the coding sequence ATGGCACGAAGCACAAAAGGCGTGGCGCAGAAGGAGACGCCGCGCGAACCCCTGACCCGCGAGCGCATCGCGCAGGCCGCGCTGGCGCTGATCGACGACGAAGGGCTGGACGGTTGCTCGATGCGGCGGCTCGGAGCTCGGCTGGGCGTGGAGGCCATGGCGATCTACCATCACTTCAAGGGCAAGGGCGAATTACTCGACGCCGTCATGGAGCAACTGCTGGTTGGCCAGCAACTGAATGCCTCTTTGCCGCCGCTAAAGCGCTTGCGCGAATTCATGCGCAACCAGCGTGCGGTCGCCATTGCGCATCCGCGCGCCTTCATCCTGCTGGCCAGCCGGCGTTTCAATACCGATTTCGCGTTCGCGCTTTACGAGCAAGTGCTCGCGGCATTCGCCGAACTGGGTCTGAGCGCAAAGGAATCCGCCTTCTGGTTCCGGCTGATCGGCGGTTATGTCTGCGGCGCCGGGATGGCCGAGGTGGCCAGTCGCGAGCAGGTCGACGATGCGACGACGCTGTTGCTCGAGCATGCGCCCGAGCGCATCGCCTATCCGCATGTACGGGCCATCGCGCCGCATCTGGCCGTGGAACGCCTGGAGGCCAACTTCGAGCTCAGTCTCGACGTATTGTTTGGTGCGCTGGCGGCGCAGGTGGCGGCGCGGCAAGCCGGTGACTAA